Part of the Streptomyces europaeiscabiei genome is shown below.
GCCGCCCCCGGCGGAACGCAAGCGGCTGCGCCAGGCGCACGGCCTGACGCTGGATGAGGTGGCCGCCGCACTGCAGGTGCGGCGCGCGACGGTCAGCGGCTGGGAGGCCGGCAAGACCGAGCCACGGCCGCCGGAGCGTGACGCATACGCCCGCATGCTCAAGCAGCTCGCCCAGCTCTACCCCGCCAACGGTCCGGTGCCCCCTGTGGACACGGCGATTCCCAAGACGCCTGCCGTCGCGGCCGCTCCTGCGCCATCGGAAGTTGAGCCGGCCCAAGCCCGCACCGCACCTACAGACCCGGCTGCTGAGCCTGCGAACACCGCACTCCGCCCCGCTGCCCCTGCCGCCGTACCGGGCCCGACGGCCACGACCAGGCCGACGCCGCGCCGTCCGGCCGCGAAGAAGGCCGCCCCCGCAGGCACACCGACGTGCGGCGCCGATCGGCGGTTCGAGAACGGTCCGCTCGCGGTCGTCGACGTTGACGTCGACGGTCAGGTGCTGGCGTACTGCGTCGGCGGCCTGGTCCTGGACGTACCGGCCAAGTCGATCCCGGCCCTGGTGGAGTGGACGCTCCGCGAAGGGCGGCTCGGACAGCCGAAGTTGTCCGGGCCGGGCAAGGACGCCGACCCGCTGATCGTGCTGACCGAGGCCGCGTGCGAGCACTACGGCCTGCCCGTCACGCTGACACAGCAGGAGCGTCTGGCCGGCCGGATCCCGGAGGGCCACAAGGTCATCAAGCAGCTGACGCGTGCCAACTGGCAGCTGACCAAGCGCGGCTTCGGGCCGTGGGCGAGGATCTACCGCCCCGCGCAGGGTTCGGAGCGATCCTGCGTGCAGCTGTGCATTCCGTCGTGGGACGCGCTCGACATCCGGCACTGGGCCAACGCGGGGCAGCTGCCGCCGGCGGATCTGGCCCGGCTGCTGGGCACGTATGCGGCCCGGGTGATGACGCCGCGCGGATCGACCGCCGTGACCGGCCTGGAGCTGATGACCGCGCTGCACCCGCCGACCCGCGCATCCGAGCCCGATGCCGACGGCAAGCGGCACTCCGAACACAACCCCGGCTCACTGGGGAAGGGTCCGGTGGACTGCGCGCCGGGCGAGGCCCCCGACGGGCACCCGCTGCTGAAAGACCTTCCGCGCTTCCACCACCGCACCCCGGCGGAGGTCCTGGTGGAGGAGGCGTACGACTGGGCGCGCCCGCTCACCGACGCCGAATGCCTTCGCCCCCATCTGGTGGGCATCGACGTGAACATGGCCTTCGCCGCCGGCGCCAACGGCCTCACGGTCGGCCTAGGCGCGCCGACGCACGTCAAGAACCCCGTCTTCGACGCGAAACTGCCCGGTTCCTGGCTGGTCGACCTGAGCCACGTCGACCTGTCCCGCGTGAAGCTCGGCAAGGAGTGGACGGACCTGGACGGCGAGCTGCTGCCCAGTCCGTTCACACCGAAAGGCGAGCGCCCGGCAGGACCGGCCTGGTACGCCACGCCGACCGTGGCGTACGCGGTGGAGCTCGGCTACGACGTCGCGCCGGTCGAGGCGTACGTCCGTCACGACAACGGCCGCTACCTGGACGGCTGGTACAACCGGCTGCGTGACGCCTACCTCGCCACGATGGCCGACCTCGGCGTGCACGCGGACATGCCGCCAGCCGACTTCCTCGCGGCGATGGACGGCTACCGGCAGCGTGACCCTCAGCTGGCGATCGTGGTGTCCGCGATCAAGGCGACCGTGAAGGGCGGCATCGGCAAGCTGCGCGAGCGCCCGCGCGGGGAGGGCTGGAAGCCCGGGCAGCCGTGGCGGGCCCTTGCCCGGCCCACCTGGCGCCCGGACATCCGCGCCGCCGTCATCTCCCGCACGCGGATCAACATGCACCGCAAGATCGTCAAGCACGCCGCCTTCACCGGGCAGTACCCGGTCGCGGTCCTCTCGGACTGCGCCGTCTACGCCTCCGACGGGCCCTCCCCGCTGGACTTCCTGCCCTACCGGGACGGCAAGCCGCTGCCGGGCGGCTTCAAGCTCGGCGTGAACCCCGGGCTGGTGAAGCACGAGGGCACCCAGAGCGTGCTGTGGGGCGAGGGGGTGCGCGAGCAGTTCAACGCTCCGGAGCTCAACCTCGCCCGGTACATCAAGGACGGCACCGTTACCGTTCAGGACACCGGGGAGTAGACCGCGATGAGCATGTTCGGGGACGGCCTGGACGCCGCGGTGCAGAAGGCGTTCACCCGCCCGGTGCCCAAGAGCGCGCCCGCGCAGATGCGGTACCTGGTCAAACAGCTCAAGGGCACCAAGGCGGTCGCCCAGATGCTGCGGATCTCGCAGCGCACGGTCGAGCGGTACGTGAAGGACCAGATCAAGAAGCCCCGCCCGGACCTCGCAGCCCGCCTGGAGCGGGAGGTGAAGAAGCGGTGGCAGCCGCAGATCCGTGCCCAGGCGCGGCAGAAGGCGGCGACCACCGGCGGCATCGTCATCGACACCCGCGCCCGGATCGGCTACACCGCGCCGATCGGGACGACGGACGAAGACCGGCTGCGGCACCTGACGGTCGCGCTGCCTCCCCAGTACGCCGCCCGCCTCTTCGACGCCCAGGAGCAGGGCGCCACCGACCAGCAGCTCCAGCAGATCGCCGCCGAAGCCCTCAAGGAGGTGTACTTCCAGGACAGCGGCCGCCGCGCAGGCCAGCTGGAGGAGGTCCGCCTCACCGGCATTGAACACCTCGAGTTCGACCTGTAGAGAACGGCCGTGACGAGGCGAGCCCCGGGCCGTCGGCCTGTAGCTCGCTCACGCAGCGGCGACTTGCTGCAGTAGTTACGGCGCCTTCACAAAGCGGCGTCACCGAAAGAGGGCGGCGTTGTCGGTGGGCCCCGGTACTCTGGACGACAGCATTCGGCTCCATGCCGTGAGTCTTCCTGAACCCCCAGTGGCCCATCCGGGTCGGGGGCGTCCGCAATGACCGTCTGGTCACGCGATCCCCGGATCGCGACACGATCTTCGGATCGTGACGACCACCGCGTCGCGGCAGAGGGCCGACGAGCGGACGGGTTCAGCGCTCATATCGCGTATGCGTGCGGCAGCTGAGACTGATGACCCCCGAGAAAGTGCGGGTGTCCGGGCGCCTTCGTGCTCTGCCCGGACCAGCCGGCCCAGGCAGCCGCGTACCCCCATCTCGGGAGGCAGCCATGAATCCTGACATCATCGAGGACTACGAGTCCGACGAGGACCACCCCCAGAGCAATCCGTTCCCGGGCGCCGACAAGGTCACGTGGACGCGCACCTTCTCCGTCGCGCTGCACGAGACCACCGGGCTCCCCCTGGAAATCACCGACGGTCTCGCCCCCTACATCGTCCACCCCAAGGACTACCTCCTCAGGCAGCGCGGCGAAGACGGTGCCGAGTACCGGATCAAGCCCGGAGTGATCAACCGCGACCCGAGCACCGGCCTCGACATCATGGAGGTCACCGTCCATGGGTTCGCCGGCACTCCCGGCGAGTACAACGAGCGCATCCGCCGCTTCTTCCACTCTCCCGCGCGCCACAACCCTGACCCGGCCCGCATGCTTCCGCGTCTGGTCACCGGCCGACACGAGGGCGCGCTGCCGGCGGCATTCCTGACGACCGCGGCCCCGGTGGACAGCCAGACGCTGAGCGGGCTGATCGGCACCATGACCGATGCCCTCGACCAGGCTGATGGGGACCGCGGCTACAAGCTGATCGACGACATGCAGGTCTACGGGCAGAACGAGACCACCCTGCACGCCCTGCTGCTGCGTCAGGTCCGGGAACCGGTCAAGGAACTGGACGGTGGCATCACTGCCCAGGTGCGCCGGGTTCTCGACGCGACCGCCGTCAAGGGCGCGAACCGGAGCCGGGCCCGCCTCGCGCTTCACGGCCTGGTGCCGAAGGACATCATCTTCGGCATCGATCGCGGTCTCCTCGGACTCGACGGTGTCGACGGCGTTCCCGCGAAGGTGGCCGACCCCGCGGTGTGGGTGCCGGCGTTCGCGGAGAGGCTGCGCGTCGCCTTCGACGACGAGCGGCACTCCCTCCATGGCCAGGCGAAGCAGGCCGCCATGGTCGCCACGGTCAGGATGCAGATCATCGTGGGGACCTCCGCCCCGGAGGACTTCCACAACGTCGTCTTCGACCCGAATCGGGCCGACCACCGGCGCCCGCCCCTGGGCTACACCCTGGTCGAGAAGGCGGCCTCCGACCTGCGTGCCGTTCTGCGGGATGCGAAGCAGCGCGGATGGATCAGCGAGGAGGAGCGTGCCTGGCTCGCCGGGGAGGGTCCCGATCCCGAGCACCGTCCCGGCGAAGGCATCGTCACTGCCCGCGACCGGCGCGACCGCGCCCTGTACGCCGTCGTCT
Proteins encoded:
- the tap gene encoding telomere-associated protein Tap — encoded protein: MSELFDAVDALIASRSPLPPPAERKRLRQAHGLTLDEVAAALQVRRATVSGWEAGKTEPRPPERDAYARMLKQLAQLYPANGPVPPVDTAIPKTPAVAAAPAPSEVEPAQARTAPTDPAAEPANTALRPAAPAAVPGPTATTRPTPRRPAAKKAAPAGTPTCGADRRFENGPLAVVDVDVDGQVLAYCVGGLVLDVPAKSIPALVEWTLREGRLGQPKLSGPGKDADPLIVLTEAACEHYGLPVTLTQQERLAGRIPEGHKVIKQLTRANWQLTKRGFGPWARIYRPAQGSERSCVQLCIPSWDALDIRHWANAGQLPPADLARLLGTYAARVMTPRGSTAVTGLELMTALHPPTRASEPDADGKRHSEHNPGSLGKGPVDCAPGEAPDGHPLLKDLPRFHHRTPAEVLVEEAYDWARPLTDAECLRPHLVGIDVNMAFAAGANGLTVGLGAPTHVKNPVFDAKLPGSWLVDLSHVDLSRVKLGKEWTDLDGELLPSPFTPKGERPAGPAWYATPTVAYAVELGYDVAPVEAYVRHDNGRYLDGWYNRLRDAYLATMADLGVHADMPPADFLAAMDGYRQRDPQLAIVVSAIKATVKGGIGKLRERPRGEGWKPGQPWRALARPTWRPDIRAAVISRTRINMHRKIVKHAAFTGQYPVAVLSDCAVYASDGPSPLDFLPYRDGKPLPGGFKLGVNPGLVKHEGTQSVLWGEGVREQFNAPELNLARYIKDGTVTVQDTGE
- the tpg gene encoding telomere-protecting terminal protein Tpg, whose amino-acid sequence is MSMFGDGLDAAVQKAFTRPVPKSAPAQMRYLVKQLKGTKAVAQMLRISQRTVERYVKDQIKKPRPDLAARLEREVKKRWQPQIRAQARQKAATTGGIVIDTRARIGYTAPIGTTDEDRLRHLTVALPPQYAARLFDAQEQGATDQQLQQIAAEALKEVYFQDSGRRAGQLEEVRLTGIEHLEFDL